The following are encoded in a window of Gossypium raimondii isolate GPD5lz chromosome 13, ASM2569854v1, whole genome shotgun sequence genomic DNA:
- the LOC105784019 gene encoding dolichol kinase EVAN → MVASPLTAMNGERAVVFFFVFRVLSSLPLSLLPHALSLSLLSVFSLFVEIRADGSLSLFKTRPGASSGIMLGAVTLPTVMLSKLIQLSRAFSLQQIEIGELEHMTMQFWAASACCCGVLIFLSILMWCAAYNKNPHFSCSVWDAKFSLSCVILFSVVCCISLATISHTGFNTALKLLWLLCHGFAAVKLIQHLLNTFPCCASIGEALLLTSGLVLYFGDMLACTISKVCRLLVSPELVSIRYGIKRSEIGIIIQGVLLGLLIFSAVFKFVIHLWEYFSRADNSESRKNKEIRRSLIFFASLGFTMIVVSPSWMMIVLDFDVHPILWIFQFVLSEPLKRLSLCIYWLGLIYASVLRFYNISKNSKIERILLRKYYHLLAVSMFLPALIYQPKFLDLAFGAALAIFLVLEIIRVWRIWPLGQLVHQFMSAFTDHRDSDILIVSHFSLLLGCALPIWMSSGFNDRPLIPFAGILSLGIGDTMASMVGHKYGVLRWSKTGKKTIEGTAAGIVSVLAACSILLPLLASTRYIATQHWFPLLIAVTTSGLLEAYTAQLDNAFIPLVFYSLLCL, encoded by the exons ATGGTGGCCTCGCCGTTGACGGCGATGAACGGCGAGAGAGCCGTGGTTTTCTTCTTCGTCTTCCGTGTTCTCTCTTCTCTCCCCCTTTCTCTCCTCCCTCATGCCCTTTCCCTCTCTCTCCTCTCCGTTTTTTCTCTCTTCGTCGAGATCCGCGCCGATGGTTCTCTCTCCCTCTTCAAAACCAG gCCAGGTGCTTCATCAGGAATTATGTTAGGTGCAGTTACGTTGCCTACTGTGATGCTGTCGAAGTTGATTCAGCTTTCAAGAGCTTTCTCTTTGCAACAAATCGAGATTGGAG agCTTGAACATATGACGATGCAATTTTGGGCTGCATCGGCTTGTTGCTGCGGTGTGCTAATATTTCTCTCCATTCTTATGTGGTGCGCTGCCTACAATAAGAATCCACATTTCTCCTGTAGTGTTTGGGATGCAAAGTTTAGCTTAAGCTGTGTCATTTTATTTTCGGTGGTTTGCTGTATATCGCTTGCTACAATATCTCATACTG GTTTTAACACAGCATTAAAGTTACTGTGGTTGCTATGTCATGGATTTGCTGCAGTGAAATTAATTCAACATCTTCTCAATACGTTCCCTTGTTGTGCTTCAATTG GAGAAGCACTTTTGTTGACTTCAGGCCTTGTACTCTATTTTGGTGACATGTTGGCATGTACCATTTCAAAG GTTTGTAGATTGTTGGTTTCTCCAGAGTTGGTGTCTATACGTTATGGAATTAAAAGAAGTGAGATAGGTATTATCATCCAG GGTGTGCTGCTTGGACTTCTTATTTTTTCAGCAGTCTTTAAATTTGTCATCCACTTATGGGAATACTTCTCGCGTGCTGACAACTCCGAGTCaaggaaaaacaaagaaatcagGAGATCTCTTATATTCTTTGCTTCACTTGGATTTACCATGATTGTGGTTTCCCCATCTTGGATGATGATTGTCCTAGATTTTGATGTACATCCTATACTATG GATATTCCAGTTTGTTTTATCGGAACCATTAAAACGACTGTCACTATGTATCTATTGGTTGGGTTTGATATATGCATCTGTCTTGAGGTTCTACAACATTTCTAAGAATAGTAAGATCGAGAGGATTCTTCTTCGGAAATATTACCATCTGCTGGCTGTTTCAATGTTTCTGCCTGCTCTTATTTACCAG CCAAAATTTCTTGATCTAGCATTTGGTGCAGCTTTGGCAATTTTTTTGGTATTAGAAATTATTCGA GTTTGGAGAATTTGGCCTTTAGGACAACTAGTGCATCAATTCATGAGTGCCTTTACAGATCATCGTGACTCAGATATCCTTATTGTAAG ccatttttcacttttattggGATGTGCGCTTCCTATCTGGATGTCCTCTGGGTTCAATGATCGGCCTCTTATCCCTTTTGCTGGAATTTTAAGCCTTGGCATTGGAGATACGATG GCATCTATGGTTGGCCACAAGTATGGTGTCCTTAGGTGGAGCAAAACTGGCA AGAAAACCATTGAAGGCACTGCAGCTGGTATAGTATCTGTCCTTGCTGCTTGCTCGATTCTGCTTCCACTTCTGGCATCCACCAGATACATTGCAACTCag CATTGGTTCCCTCTTCTCATTGCCGTGACCACAAGTGGTTTATTGGAGGCTTACACAGCACAACTCGATAATGCTTTTATACCACTCGTCTTCTACAGCCTTCTCTGTTTGTAA
- the LOC105781826 gene encoding protein SMALL AUXIN UP-REGULATED RNA 51 yields the protein MAKLNYKKNGIVKLKVVAEMFHKSLPLKKKWKHNEARRGSNNVPDDVKEGHFAVVAEHGEEPRRFVVPLSYLTHPRFLMLLEQAAEEYGFDHKGALTIPCCPSELERILADEQQQQGQEREDPNANVTWATSYEAMIQSY from the coding sequence ATGGCTAAGCTCAACTACAAGAAGAATGGGATCGTGAAGCTGAAGGTAGTTGCAGAGATGTTTCACAAGAGTCTTCCTTTAAAGAAGAAATGGAAACACAACGAAGCTCGCCGTGGTTCAAACAACGTGCCTGATGATGTGAAAGAAGGTCACTTCGCTGTGGTTGCCGAGCACGGTGAAGAACCGAGGAGATTTGTGGTTCCGTTGAGTTACTTGACGCACCCGAGGTTCTTAATGTTGTTGGAACAAGCGGCCGAAGAGTATGGCTTCGACCACAAGGGAGCGCTTACGATTCCTTGCTGCCCAAGCGAACTCGAGAGGATATTAGCTGATGAACAGCAGCAGCAAGGGCAAGAAAGGGAGGATCCTAATGCTAATGTCACTTGGGCTACTTCTTATGAAGCTATGATCCAAAGCTATTGA